The Nocardia sp. NBC_00508 nucleotide sequence CCTGCGCGTTGGTCCGGTGTCGATGGTGCTGCAGCCGGCGATGCTGCTGATCGTCACGGCGCTCACCGCGATCACGCTCGGACTGCTGTGCCTCGACATCGCGGTCGGCGAGTCACATCTGCCGCTCGGGCGCGTGCTGGACGTGCTGACCGGAGGCGGCACCAAAGCGCAGCGGTTCATCGTGCTGGAATCACGGTTGCCGCGCGCGCTCATCGCGCTGATGGTCGGTCTCGCGCTCGGCCTCGCGGGCGCGCTCACCCAGTCCATCCTGCACAACCCGCTGGCCGCGCCGGACATGCTGGGCATCACCTCCGGGGCGAGCCTGGGCGCGGTAGCCATGATGGTCGCCGGCGGCGGCGCGAGCACCGGACTGGCCGCCACGGTGGGCACGCCGCTGGCCGCGCTGGCCGGCGGCCTGCTCACCGCGGTGGCCATCTACCTGCTCGCCTGGGGGCGCAGCCCCTCCGGTGAACGCGGCGCTACCGGGCTGCGGCTGGTGCTGATCGGCGTCGGCGTGAACGCACTGCTGCTGGCGGGCATCAACGCGCAGCTCACCCGCGCAAGCCTGGCGGACGCCCAGCGCGCGCAGCTGTGGCTGACCGGATCGCTGAACTCGGCCGACTCCGCGCATCTGGGGCCGACGGTGATCGCGGTGGCCGCCGTCGCCGTCGTAGCACTCGGCTCCGCCCGCACGCTCGCCGCACTGCGCCTCGGCGCGGAGACCACGCGTGCGCTCGGCGTGCGGATCCAGACCCAGCAGGCCGTGCTGATCGGCGCCGCCGTGGTCGCCGCGTCGGTGGCCACCGCCGCCGCCGGGCCGGTCGGCTTCATCGCCCTCACCGCGCCGCAGATCGCGCGACGCCTCCTGCGCACCCCCGGCGAACCGCTCGTCGGCTCGGCCCTGGTCGGCGCGATGCTGGTGGTCGGCGCGGATGTCGCGTCGCGCACGGTGTTCCCCGTCGATCTTCCGGTCGGTGTCGTGACCGCGCTGTTCGGCGGCCCGTTCCTGCTGTATCTGCTCGTGCGTATGAACCGGAAGGCGACGCTGTCATGACGATCGCAGACACCACTCCCGATACCAGGGAGCAGACCGACGCATTGGAGCACCGGCTCGGCGCCGACGGCGTCACCCTCGGCTACGGGGAACGGGTGATCGTCAACGGGCTGAGTCTGGACATCGCGCCCGGCGTGATCACCACGGTGATCGGACCGAACGGCTGCGGAAAGTCCACGCTGCTGCGCTCGCTCGGCCGCCTGCTGCGGCCGCGGGAAGGCCGAGTCCTGTTGGACGGCAAGGCCATTTCGACGATGCGGACCAAGGACGTCGCTCGCATCATAGGCATGCTTCCGCAATCGCCGGTCGCTCCGGAAGGACTCACCGTCGCCGATCTCGTCGCCCGCGGACGCCACCCGCACCAGTCCTGGTTCCGGCAGTGGTCGGCCGCGGACGAAGCGGAGGTGACGACCGCGCTGGAACACACCGGCATCGCCGATCTGGCCGACCGCGCGCTAGACGAACTGTCCGGCGGACAACGCCAGCGCGCCTGGATCTCTATGGCGCTGGCCCAGGGCACCGACATCCTCCTGCTCGACGAGCCGACCACCTACCTCGATCTGGCGCATTCGATCGAGGTGCTCGACCTGGTCGACCGGCTGCACGCCGATCTGGGGCGCACCGTGGTCATGGTGTTGCACGATCTGAACCTCGCGATCCGCTACAGCGACCAGCTGGTGGTCATGCACGCCGGACGCGTCGTCGCCACCGGCGCGCCGGCCGAGGTGATGTCGGTCGAGCTGCTGCGCGAGGTCTTCGCGCTGGACGCCACCGTGTTCGAGGACCCGGTCTCGGGCCGGCCGATGATCGTGCCGATCGGCGCAAGGCATGTGCGTGGAAAGGCAGGCGGACCGGACTACGCGGGGCCGGGAGCCACGCCTATGAGAAATGCCACACCAGCTACTTCATAGTTACGACACCCTGTAGTACGCATCGGCGTCGTTGAGTACCTAAGATTGTGGGATGGCAGGTCTTGGTGAACTCGAGAAAGCGGTCATGGACCAGTTGTGGTCGGCCGACGAACCACAGACGGTCCGGCAGGTGCACGAGGCGCTCGCCGCACGCCGTGAGCTCGCGTACACCACGGTGATGACCGTGCTGCAACGTCTGGCGAAGAAGAACCTCGTGGTCCAGCGGCGCGACGACCGCGCCCACCGCTACGCGCCGGTGCACACCCGCGACGAGCTCGTGGCCAGCCTGATGTTCGACGCGCTGCAACAGGCCGAGGAGGCGGGCAGCCGCGCCGCCGCGCTCGTGCACTTCGTGGAACAGGTCGGCAAGGATGAGGCTGCCGCGCTACGGGAAGCACTCGCTAAGCTCGAAGCAACCGAGGAGGGTTCGGCACCGCCGCCGCAGTAGACTCCTCGGGCGCCCTGGCCCCACAACGCAGTGAGCTGAGTCGATGAACGCAACCGCGCCGGTCTTCGCCGGACTCGCATTGCTTCTCGCGGGGCCTGCCCCGGCCTTGCTCAGCCGGGCGACCTGGACCTACCGGACGCCCCGCGCAGCGCTCGTGCTCTGGCAGGCCATCGCGCTCGCCGCCGTGCTCAGCGCGTTCGGCTCCGGATTGGCCATCGCCGCCGAGCTGCTCGTGCCCGGCCCGGACGGTCGCCCGACCACCTCGCCGACGCGCGAGATCGACGCGCTCGGCCTGCCCCTGTGGTCGGCGTACGTGTTCGTGTTCGCGCTCACGCTGCTGATCGGTGGGCGGCTGATCTACGCGATCGTCCGGGTCGGCGTGCACACCCGCAGGCGGCGGGCACGCCACCGGATGCTGGTCGACCTACTCGACCAGAGCGGTCCGCGGCGGCGGGCCGCCGACATCCGGGTGCTGGCCGCCACCGAGCCGATCGCCTACTGCCTGCCGGGTCTGCGCCAGCGCGTCGTTCTCAGCGAAGGCACCCTGACCAACCTCGCCGACGCCGAGATCACCGCGATCGTCAGCCACGAGCGCTCACACCTGCGCGCCAGGCACGATCTGGTGCTGGAAGCGTTCACCGCGGTGCACGAGGCATTCCCCCGGGTGGTGCGCAGCAAGGCGGCGCTCGGCTCGGTGAAGCTGCTCATCGAACTGCTCGCCGACGATTCCGCCGTCAAGGTCACGGGGCCGAAGCCGCTGGCCCGCGCCCTCATCGCCTGCGCGAAGTCCACCGCACCGCAAGGCGCGCTCGCCGCGGGCGGCCCTACCACACTCATCCGCATCCAGCGGCTCAGCGACCGGATCGGCGACGTGCGCATCGCGACCGTCGCGTACCTCGGCTCGGCCGCCATCTTGGTGGTGCCGACCTTGGCCGTGGCCGTTCCCTGGCTCGTGGAGCTGAGCCGCCTGTTCCACGGCTGACTCCCGGCCACGTATCCTGGACACTCGGCCCGGCCTTCCGGTCGGCCGCACCCCTCTCGACTCTCGGCGCGTGATCGCCGCGCCGCAGCGCGGTGAACCGCATCGTGCACCGCTCTCGATCCCACCTAACAGCGAGTTCCGCGTCGAACGCGCTGTGCGACGAAAGGCACCCCCACCTCGTGACCCCCTCGACCACCGTCGCCGCGGCGCCCACCGTGACCTTCGCGGAGCTGGGCCTGCCCGCCGTGCTCGTGCAGGCACTGCGGCGCGACGGCATCGAGATGCCGTTCCCGATCCAGGCCGCCACCGTGCCGGACGTCTTGGCCGCCAAGGACGTGCTCGGCCGCGGCCCGACCGGTTCCGGCAAAACCCTGGCCTTCGGCCTCCCGATGCTCACCCGCCTGGCGGGCGCTCCGGCCAAGCCGGGCAGGCCACGCGGACTCGTGCTGGTGCCGACCCGCGAACTGGCCGCGCAGATCGAGCGGGCGCTCGACGAACCGGCGCTTGCGCTCGGCCTGCGCGTGGCGTCGGTGGTCGGCGGCGCGCCGATCAAACGCCAAGCCGACCGGCTCGCGCGCGGCGTCGACCTGCTCATCGCCACGCCCGGCCGGCTCGCCGACCTGATCGCGCAAGGGTCCGCCGCCCTGTCCGACGTGGTGATCACCGCGCTGGACGAGGCCGACCACATGGCCGACATGGGCTTCCTGCCGCAGGTGACCAAGCTGCTGGACCGCACACCGAGCGACGGTCAGCGCCTGCTGTTCTCCGCCACGCTGGACGGCGACGTCGACAAGCTGGTCAAGCGCTACCTGCGCGCACCGGTCACGCACTCGACCGCGCCGCCGTCGGCGTCGGTCGCCACGATGTCGCACCACCTGCTGTACGTGCGCGACAAGGTGGCCAAACGGGCGGTCGCCACCGAGATCGCCGGCCGCGACGGGCTGACCATCATGTTCGTCCGCACCAAGCACGGCGCCGACCGGCTCGCCAAACAGCTGCGCGGCGCGGGCATCGCCGCGGGCGCGCTGCACGGCGGCAAGGCGCAGAACAATCGGACCCGCACCCTCGCCGCGTTCGCCGACGGCTCGGTGCCGGTGCTGGTCACCACCGACGTCGCCGCGCGCGGCATCCACGTCGACGGGATCTCCCTGGTCGTGCACGTCGATCCACCCGCCGAGCCGAAGGCCTACCTGCACCGGGCCGGGCGCACCGCACGCGCCGGTGAGGACGGCGTGGTGGTCACGCTGGTGATGGACGACGAGCGCCGGGATGTCGAGGCGATGGCGCGCAAGGCCGGGGTGGAGGTCGACGGGGTCGAGGTTCGTCCCGGCGATCACACGCTGATCGCGATCACCGGCGCGCGCCGCCCGACCGGCGTTCCGGTCGCCGCACCGACCGCGCCCACATCGACGCCGGTCGCCGAGACGCCCACACGACGGAAGCCGGGACGGAACGCAGAACCGATCGCGGGCGGTGGCCCTGGCGCGAGACGATCCGGGGGTCGCTCCGCATCGAGGTCAGCCACGACCACACGGAAGCCGGGACGGCACGCAGCACCGACTAGCACCGGAGGTCGTGGCACGAGTGAAGCGACACAGTCGGGTCGCTCCGCTTCGACGCGCGGCGCGGAAACGCGGAAGCCGGGGCGGAACGCGGAGCCGGCCGCGGGCAGTCGGCGTAGCACGAATGACGCCACCCAGTCAGGGAGCCGCTCCGGGGCGAGCCGGGACAGCGGATCGGTGACAGCTCGCCGCAGCGGCGCGAATGCCGCGGGGACGTCCGCGACGGGCAATACCGTGGCACGCAGTGCCGACGCCGTCACCGCCCGGAGCTCTGGCTCGGGCGAGTTCTCCCGCCGCGCCGCAGGTCAGGCCTCCGGCGACACAGCAGGCCGAACACGGCGACGCGCCGTGCGATCCCAGCAGCCGCCACCGCGTGGCAACCGCGGAGCACACTGATCGGTCGTGACGCATCCGGCCGCGGCCGTCCTCTGCGCCCTGCTCGCCGCGCTGCTGTTCGCGGTCGCCGCGGTGGCGCAGCAACGGGCGGCGGCCGCTGTGCCGGAAGGGGAATCCCTGGTCCGCTCCCTGCTGCGCAATCCGCGCTGGTGGGCGGGCATCGGCGGCGACACGGGCGGATACGCCATGCAGATCGCGGCGCTCGCGCTGGGCGCCGTGCTGCTGGTGCAGCCGATCCTGGTGAGCGCGCTGGTCTTCGCGCTGCCGTTGTCGGCACGACTCAACGACCGCCGCGTCACACCCCGCACCTGGGCGGCCGCGCTGGCGCTCACCGCCGCGCTGGCCTGCTTCCTGCTCGTCGGCAATCCGGCCGCGGGCAATGCGGATGCGCCACTGCGGGATTGGCTGCTACCGCTGGGCATTCTGCTCGGCCTGATCGCCGCCGCCACGGTTGCCGGTCTCGCCGCGGACGACCCGGCATGGCGTGGGATGCTGCTCGGCGCGGCGAGCGGCTCGCTGTTCGGTCTGGCCGCCGCGCTCACCTCCTACGTCACCGACCTGTTCGAGCACGGTCTCGGCCAGGTGCTCGGCGGCTGGCAGACCTGGGCGCTCATCGCGGCGGGCGGCACCGGCGTCTACCTCCAGCAGCGCGCCTTCCAGGCCGGGCCGCTGGCCGCGTCGCTGCCCGCGGTGACGATCGCCGAACCGCTGGCCGCCGCCTTCATCGGTATCACCGTGCTGGACGAAAGATTGCGCACCAACACCATGGGCCTCGTCATCACCGGCATCGCGGTCCTCGTCATGTGCGCCACCACGATCACCCTTTCCCGCTCACAGGCGGCCGCCTGACAGGTTGCTCCCGGCTGCCACGATCCGACTGCCCTCGCCGCGCACCACGTATACAGCCGCACTGACGACGCCCACGCCGGTCGGCTCCCGGTTATGATCGGTCAAGTGCGCTTTCTCCCCGGTCATCAGCCGCCGTACGACCTGACCTACGACGACCTCTTCCTCGTCCCGAACCGGACGGATGTCGCATCGCGCTTCGACGTCGATCTCTCGACGGCCGACGGGTCCGGCACCACCATCCCGATCGTCGTCGCCAATATGACCGCCGTGGCCGGGCGCAGAATGGCCGAGACCGTGGCCCGCCGCGGCGGCCTCGTCGTCCTCCCGCAGGACCTGCCGATCACCGCGGCCGCCGACACCATCGCCTTCGTCAAGAGCCGCTCGCTCACCGCCGACACCCCGGTCACCCTCGACCCCGACCGCTCGGTGTCCGAGGCTGTGGCGCTCATGCACAAGCGCGCGCACGGCGCCGTCGTCGTGGTCGACGGCGGACGTCCCGTCGGCGTGGTCACCGAGGCGGCCTGCGCCGATGTGGACCGTTTCGCCCGGTTGCGCGAAGTCGCGGCGACCGATTTCGTGCGGGCGCCGGCCAGCACCACCCCGCGCGGCCTGTTCGACCTGCTGCACGCCGAGCACGCCGACTTCGCCGTGCTCACCGCCGAGGACGGCACCCTGGCCGGTGTGCTGACCCGCACCGGCGCGCTGCGCGCGGGCATCTACCAGCCCGCGATCGACGCCGGGGGCAAGCTGCGCGTCGCGGCCGCGATCGGCATCAACGGCGACGTGGCCGCCAAGGCCAAGTCCCTCGTCGACTCCGGCGCCGACCTGCTCGTCATCGACACTGCGCACGGTCATCAGGCCAAGATGCTCGAAACCCTTGCCGCGGTCCGCGATCTCGGGCTCGGCGTTCCGCTGGTGGCGGGCAACGTGGTCTCCGCCGAAGGCACCAGGGACCTGGCCGAGGCGGGCGCGGACATCGTCAAGGTCGGGGTCGGCCCCGGCGCCATGTGCACCACCCGCATGATGACCGGCGTCGGCCGTCCGCAGTTCTCCGCGGTGGCCGAATGCGCCGTCGTCGCCAGGGAACTCGGCGTGCACGTCTGGGCCGACGGCGGCGTGCGCCATCCCCGCGACGTCGCGCTCGCCCTGGCCGCGGGCGCCTCCAACGTGATGATCGGCTCCTGGTTCGCCGGCACCTATGAGTCCCCAGGCGACCTGCGCGTCGACCGGGACGGCAACGCGTACAAGGAGAGCTTCGGCATGGCGTCCAAGCGGGCCGTCGCCGCCCGCACCGCCTCCGACAGCGAATTCGACCGCGCGCGTAAGGGATTGTTCGAAGAGGGCATCTCCAGCTCCCGGATGCGGCTGGATCCCGAGCGGCCCGGCGTCGAGGACCTCATCGACCACATCTGCTCCGGTGTCCGCAGCGCGTGCACCTACGCGGGCGCGCGCACCCTCACCGAGTTCCACGACCGGGCCGTGCTCGGCGTGCAGTCGGCAGCAGGCTTCGCCGAAGGGCGGCCGCTGCCGAGCGGTTGGTGAGCGCCGACACGCACACCTGAGTGGCAACCGGCCCACGCGACCCGACGCGTGGGCCGGTAACATAGTGGTTGCCGAAGACCGGCATCAAGACTCCCGCGAAAGGATCCAGTTGTCACCCGCGTCCGAGGGCGCCGCACAGGAGGGCTCCTCTATCGAGCCGGGTGACAAACCCGGCGTCCTCCGCTCCGCAGTAGTCCCGCTCCGCACAGGCCGTTTCCCAGCACCGTTCGGGTGGTGCTGACGATGTCCGTCGCGCTCACCGCGCTCAGCCTGATCGGGTTCGTAGCTCTCACAGTCGGCACGGCCTTGTTCGTCGCCGCCGAGTTCTCCCTCACCGCGTTGGAACGCAGTACCGTCGAGGCGCACGCCCGCACCGGCGACGTCCGCGCCCGGATGGTCCGCAAAGCCCAGCACACGCTGTCGTTCCAGCTGTCCGGCGCCCAGCTCGGCATCACCATCACCACGCTGATCACCGGTTATATCGCCGAACCGGTGCTGGCCAAGCTACTGAAGCCGGTGTTCACCGGCCTCGGGCTGAGCGACGCCGCCGGGCACGGCATCGCCCTCACGCTGGCGTTGGTCCTGGCCACCTCGCTGTCGATGATCTACGGCGAGCTGGTACCCAAGAACATCGCCATCGCCAAGCCGCTGGCCACCGCCCGCGCCACGGCCGGTCCGATGGTCGCCTTCTCGGTGGCGTTCAAGTGGATGATCCACTTCCTCAACGGCACCGCCAACTGGGTGGTCCGCAGGCTCGGCGTGGAACCCGCCGAGGAGTTGCGCTCGGCTCGCTCCCCGCAGGAACTGGGGTCGCTGGTGCGCACCTCGGCCCTGCGCGGCGCGCTCGATCAGCGCACCGCCCAGGTGATGGATCGCTCGCTGCAGTTCGGCGAGCGCAGCGCCGAGGAACTGATGACGCCCCGGGTGACGATCGAATCGCTGGACAAGGACGACACCATCGCCGACCTCATCGACGCGGCAGGCCGCACCGGCTACTCCCGGTTCCCGGTGATCGACGGCGATCTCGACAACACCCTCGGCTTCGTACACGTCAAGCAGGCGTTCACGCATCCGGCCGGCGAGCGCCGGACCCTCCCACTGCACATGCTCGCCCGTCCGGTCCCGATCGTGCCCGCGAGCCTGGACGGCGACGAGGTGCTCGAACGCATCCGCGCCGACGGCATGCAGGTCGCCCTCGTCGTGGACGAGTACGGCGGCACCGCGGGCCTGGTCACCATGGAGGACGTCATCGAGGAGATCCTCGGTGACGTCCGCGACGAGCACGACGAGGAGGAGCGCGACGTGCGGCGCGTCTCGGACGGCTGGGACTGTTCGGGCCTGCTGCGCATCGACGAGGTCTCCCGGGCGACCGGGTACGACGCCCCCGAGGGCGAGTACGAGACACTGGGCGGCCTCGTCCTGACCAGGCTGGGCCGCATCCCGATGGCAGGCGACGAGGTCGTGCTGCCGAATCCCCGCACGCAACAGTGGTCTGCGGCGGACGATCCCGACGCGGGCGGCTGGATCGCCCGCGTGGAGCGGATGGACGGGCGGCGCATCGACCGGGTGCGCCTGATCCCGGTCACCGCCGACGCACTCGCGACCAAGGAGCACAGCCATGGGTGACCTCCTCGGCGTGCTGCTCACCATCGTGCTACTCGGCGGCAACGCCTTCTTCGTCGCGGCCGAGTTCGCGCTCATCTCCGCCCGGCGCGACCGGCTGGAAGCACTGGCCGCACAGGGCAAGCGCAATGCGAACACCGTGATCCGGGCGGGCGAGAATCTGTCGATGATGCTCGCGGCCGCGCAGCTGGGCATCACCATCTGCTCGATCCTGCTCGGTCGCGTCGGCGAGCCCGCCGTCGCGCATCTGCTGGAGGGCCCGTTCGAGCTGATCGGCCTGCCCGAGCAGGTGCTGCACCCGGTGGCGTTCGCCATCGCGCTGACCATCGTTGTCATCCTGCACATCTTGTTCGGCGAGATGATCCCGAAGAACATCGCGCTGGCCGGTCCGGAACGCAGCGCACTGCTGCTGGTTCCGGCGCACCTGGTGTGGCTGCGGCTGGCTCGACCGCTCATCGCGGTCTACAACCTGGCCGCCAACCTGTCGCTGCGGCTGCTGCGAATCGAGCCGAAGGACGAGCTCGAGGCCACCGTGTCCATGGTCGAGCTGGCCGAGATGATCGGCGAGTCGCGCTCGGAGGGCCTGCTCGACGAAGAAGAGCACCGGCGCCTCACCCAGGCGCTCCGCACCAGCGAACGGGTGGTCGCCGAGGTCATGGTGCCGCTGACGGCGGCACGGTCGGTTCCGCTGCGCGGCAATGGGACGACGCTCGGCGACATCGAATCCGCTGTCGCCGAGACCGGATTCTCCCGCTATCCGGTGCGGGCGGGCGACGGCTCGCTGGTCGGCTATCTGCATGTCAAGGACGTGCTCGACAAGGTCGCCGACGAAAGCGCCGGGCCCGCGACGCCGATCCCGCGCACCGACATCCGCCCGTTGCCGACGGTCGGCATGGGCACCACGCTCTATGAGGCGCTGGCCCGCTTGCGCCGCACCAACAGCCACCTCGGCCGGGTGGTCGACGAGCGGGGCAACACCACCGGCATCGTCGCCTTGGAGGACTTGGTGGAGGAGTTCGTCGGCACTGTCCGAGACGTCACGCACCGGGTGATCGAGTGACCGTACTGGCATCGCGTTCCGGCACCCGGGTGTCGGCGTGACCGTGCGGATATTCCCCGGTGCGCGGTGGCGGGCGGCCGCCGCGGCGCACCGGGCCCGGCTCGATGATCTGGTCGGGCCGTATCTCGAACGGAGAGCAGAAGGTTCGTCGCATCCGGTGATCGACTTCTTGTTCACCTACTACGGTCACAAACCTGCCCAGCTGCGGCGCTGGCACCCGGGCTACGGTTTCGCGCTCGCCGACGCCGCCGAGTACGACGGGGCCCGCGGGTATCACCGCGTCAGCGTGGACAGGGGGAGCGGTTCGGGCGATTCCGCGCCCGGTAACGTCTTCACCGCCGACCCCGCATATCTGGCCAAGCGCTACGACACCCTCGCGTTCGTCGCGAATCTGTTGCGTGCCACCGCGTCTCGGCCAGCGCAGCTGTCTTGCTTCGGCCTGCACGAGTGGGCGATGGTGTATCGCACCGCCGACATCCGGCACCAGCAGGTGCCGTTGCGGCTCGGACGGGCGAGTACCGACGCGGTGGTGGAATCGATGTCCTTGCGTTGCACGCATTTCGACGCCTACCGCTTCTTCACCCCGGAGGCCGTCGGCCGCAATGCCGAGCCGCTGACGCGCGCCGACCAGCTCCGTCGCGAACAGCCGGGCTGCCTGCACGCGAACATGGACCTGTACAAGTGGGGCTTCAAGCTGGTCCCGCTGATCTCCTCCGAGCTGCTGCTGGATTGCTTCGAGATGGCCTGCGCGGCACGCGAACTCGACATGCGCGCCAGCCCCTACGACCTGTCCCGGTACGGCTACGAACCGATCCGCATCGAGACGTCCGCGGGACGCGCGGAGTACGTCCGCGCACAGTCCGCGCTGGCCGAGCGCGCGGCCGAGTTGCGCCGCACGTTCCTCGGCGTCTGCGACGAACTGCTGGCGCGCGACGCGGCCGAACGGGTCGGTACCGCCCCCCTGGACTGACCCCGACGCAACCGCCGATTCAACGAAAATCTTCGCGAATCGTGCGCGGAATCCGCCGAAACCCTCCGGCAAGTTAATGAGTATTACTACCATTCAGTCAGTGCGGTGACTGTCCCAGTCAGCACGGACAGCCGAGTTCCGAAGACGAAGTTGGGGGGACGCGACGATGCGCCCGATGACCAGACTCTGCCGCGTCAAATCGCTGGTTCTGCTCACCGTCGGCATGGTCACGGCCATGATGCTGCCCGGGAGCGCCTCGGCGGATCCGGACGCAGGCATCCAGAACGCCATCCACGAATTCTTCGATGTCGGGCGCACTTCGGTCCCGCGCGCGGACTGCGGGCCCGGCTCCGCACCGGAGAACGGTCTGCAGGGCGACGTCACGGCGGCCGACCGCGACAGCGGGCGCAGTACCCTGGGCTACCGGTGCAACATGTCCTTCGTCGGCGGATATGCGGGCCGCGGGGCAGGCATCACCTCCACCAGCTTCGAGCACTGCGCCTACCTGGGCTCGTTCTTTCCCGGCGACCTGATCAGCGAGGGCCGCGGCGTCCAGGTGCTGGACGTGTCCGATCCCGCGCAGCCACGTCCGACGGTCACGCTGACCGAGCCCGCCATGCTCGCGGGCACCTGGGAGAGCCTCAAGGTCAACACCGAGCGCAAGCTGCTGGTCGGCACCGGCGTCCCGGTCGGCGAGGGCGTGGGCTATCTGTCGATCTACGACGTCGCCGATTGCGCCCACCCTCGGCTGCTGAATCCCGGTCCGGGCACGAACCTGCTGATGCCTCTGCCGATCACCACACATGAGGGCGGCTTCTCGCCGGACGGCTACACGTATTGGGCGTCGGGGGTCGCGCCCGGTTTCGTCAGCGCGATCGACCTCACCGATCCGGCCAACCCCCGCGTGGTCTGGCAGGGATTGACCGGCATCGAGGCACACGGGTTCGGCATCAGCCCAGATGGCAACCGGATGTACATCTCGGCCCTCGGCGGATTCACCGTCATGGACATCAGCGCGGTGCAGCGCCGCGACCCGAACCCGCAGGTGCACCACATCGGCCGGGTGTTCTGGACGGACGGCTGGGCGACCCAGCACAGCGTCCCGGTCAGTTACGACGGCAAGCCCTACCTCTACACCGTCGACGAGGGCGGTTCCGGCGGCGTCAAACTCATCGACATCTCCGACGAGACCGAGCCCAGGGTGGCCGCCAAGGTCAAGCTGGAAATCAACTTGCCGCAGCACATCGACAGCAATATCGGCTCGTCCATGGGCGGTTCCGCGTTCGCGTACGAATCGCACTACTGCGCCGCCGACCGTGAGGACAATCCGACCGCTTTGGCCTGCGGATGGATCTCCTCCGGCATCCGGGTCTTCGACGTCCGCGATCCGTTCGCCATCCGCGAGATCGCCTACTACAACCCGCCCGCCCGCACCGGCCAAAACCTGAGCCTGTGGAACTCGCCGCACGCGCTGGCCTCGATCATCGGCGTGCCGCTGATGAGCACGCCACCCGCGGTCCGCGCTGTGCTGGAAGGCCAGTTCGACCCCCTCGATGCCACCACGCCACGCACCGGCCGCCTCGCCTTCGGCGACGTGTCCACGGACTGGTGTTTCTCGCCGCCGGAATGGCGCGGCTCGCAACTCTACGTCGCCTGCTCGGACAACGGATTCATGGTGCTGCAATTGGACAACGACGTGTATTCGCCACCGGCGGACCAGAAATCCATCGTCGGGTCGTAACGATGCCGACCTGGATGCGAACCGTGGCCGCGGCTTCCGCGGTCTTCGCGCTGCTCGTGCTCGGCGCGGCGCTGCGGCCCCTGGTGATTCCGGAAAGTCCTTCGGCGGCACCGATTCTCACTGCGGTGGAAGTCGGCTTCACGCAGGACATGACCGCCCACCACCAGCAAGCGCTGCTCATGGTGCAGCGGCTCGACCGCGCCGTCGATCCGGCGGTGACCCGGCTGGCCGAGCAACTCGACCGCACGCAGCGCTTGGAGATCGGCACCATGCTCGGCTGGCTGCGCCTGGCGGGCGCGGCGCCGACCGCTGCGCGTCCCATGGCGTGGATGCCCACCGCGCATCGGCATGCGGGCACTGTCCGGCATGCCGATGCGTCGGCCGCGAACCCTGCCATGCCGGGGATGGCGAACGCCGCCGAACTCGACGCCTTGGCGGCGGCTCGAGGCTGCGAGGCGGAAATCCTGTTCCTGCAGTTGATGTTTCGGCACCATCAAGGCGGCATCGCGATGGCCGAAGCCGCCGACAACCTGGTGCGCTCCGGTCCGGTCAAGGAGATCGCCCGCGCGATGATCCACGGACAGGGCCAGGAGGCCGGGGTCATGGGGATGCTGCTGACCCAGCGCGGCGCCGCCCCGCTGCCTTGACCAGGTCGGATGTCACGAAGCCACGTGTAACCCGAACCCGGCCGCGCCGTGTGTCTCGCGACCGGGCT carries:
- a CDS encoding DMT family transporter, producing the protein MTHPAAAVLCALLAALLFAVAAVAQQRAAAAVPEGESLVRSLLRNPRWWAGIGGDTGGYAMQIAALALGAVLLVQPILVSALVFALPLSARLNDRRVTPRTWAAALALTAALACFLLVGNPAAGNADAPLRDWLLPLGILLGLIAAATVAGLAADDPAWRGMLLGAASGSLFGLAAALTSYVTDLFEHGLGQVLGGWQTWALIAAGGTGVYLQQRAFQAGPLAASLPAVTIAEPLAAAFIGITVLDERLRTNTMGLVITGIAVLVMCATTITLSRSQAAA
- a CDS encoding BlaI/MecI/CopY family transcriptional regulator, producing MAGLGELEKAVMDQLWSADEPQTVRQVHEALAARRELAYTTVMTVLQRLAKKNLVVQRRDDRAHRYAPVHTRDELVASLMFDALQQAEEAGSRAAALVHFVEQVGKDEAAALREALAKLEATEEGSAPPPQ
- a CDS encoding M56 family metallopeptidase, translated to MNATAPVFAGLALLLAGPAPALLSRATWTYRTPRAALVLWQAIALAAVLSAFGSGLAIAAELLVPGPDGRPTTSPTREIDALGLPLWSAYVFVFALTLLIGGRLIYAIVRVGVHTRRRRARHRMLVDLLDQSGPRRRAADIRVLAATEPIAYCLPGLRQRVVLSEGTLTNLADAEITAIVSHERSHLRARHDLVLEAFTAVHEAFPRVVRSKAALGSVKLLIELLADDSAVKVTGPKPLARALIACAKSTAPQGALAAGGPTTLIRIQRLSDRIGDVRIATVAYLGSAAILVVPTLAVAVPWLVELSRLFHG
- a CDS encoding FecCD family ABC transporter permease → MTVSLQTTSARPALRVGPVSMVLQPAMLLIVTALTAITLGLLCLDIAVGESHLPLGRVLDVLTGGGTKAQRFIVLESRLPRALIALMVGLALGLAGALTQSILHNPLAAPDMLGITSGASLGAVAMMVAGGGASTGLAATVGTPLAALAGGLLTAVAIYLLAWGRSPSGERGATGLRLVLIGVGVNALLLAGINAQLTRASLADAQRAQLWLTGSLNSADSAHLGPTVIAVAAVAVVALGSARTLAALRLGAETTRALGVRIQTQQAVLIGAAVVAASVATAAAGPVGFIALTAPQIARRLLRTPGEPLVGSALVGAMLVVGADVASRTVFPVDLPVGVVTALFGGPFLLYLLVRMNRKATLS
- a CDS encoding DEAD/DEAH box helicase; this translates as MTPSTTVAAAPTVTFAELGLPAVLVQALRRDGIEMPFPIQAATVPDVLAAKDVLGRGPTGSGKTLAFGLPMLTRLAGAPAKPGRPRGLVLVPTRELAAQIERALDEPALALGLRVASVVGGAPIKRQADRLARGVDLLIATPGRLADLIAQGSAALSDVVITALDEADHMADMGFLPQVTKLLDRTPSDGQRLLFSATLDGDVDKLVKRYLRAPVTHSTAPPSASVATMSHHLLYVRDKVAKRAVATEIAGRDGLTIMFVRTKHGADRLAKQLRGAGIAAGALHGGKAQNNRTRTLAAFADGSVPVLVTTDVAARGIHVDGISLVVHVDPPAEPKAYLHRAGRTARAGEDGVVVTLVMDDERRDVEAMARKAGVEVDGVEVRPGDHTLIAITGARRPTGVPVAAPTAPTSTPVAETPTRRKPGRNAEPIAGGGPGARRSGGRSASRSATTTRKPGRHAAPTSTGGRGTSEATQSGRSASTRGAETRKPGRNAEPAAGSRRSTNDATQSGSRSGASRDSGSVTARRSGANAAGTSATGNTVARSADAVTARSSGSGEFSRRAAGQASGDTAGRTRRRAVRSQQPPPRGNRGAH
- a CDS encoding ABC transporter ATP-binding protein — its product is MTIADTTPDTREQTDALEHRLGADGVTLGYGERVIVNGLSLDIAPGVITTVIGPNGCGKSTLLRSLGRLLRPREGRVLLDGKAISTMRTKDVARIIGMLPQSPVAPEGLTVADLVARGRHPHQSWFRQWSAADEAEVTTALEHTGIADLADRALDELSGGQRQRAWISMALAQGTDILLLDEPTTYLDLAHSIEVLDLVDRLHADLGRTVVMVLHDLNLAIRYSDQLVVMHAGRVVATGAPAEVMSVELLREVFALDATVFEDPVSGRPMIVPIGARHVRGKAGGPDYAGPGATPMRNATPATS